From Bacillus basilensis, a single genomic window includes:
- a CDS encoding HAD family hydrolase, with translation MVKAVIFDLDGTLLDRDSSLKLFIKDQYTRYINELKHVPEEQYVNRFIELDNKGYVWKDKVYEQLLQEHSITSLTWEQLLEDYINNFQHNCIPFSNMEYVLQELKSRGILLGMITNGFTEFQLLNIRALGIDKYMDIILVSEQEGIKKPQAEIFLRALARLGVSPEESVYVGDHPNNDVIGARDVGMNAIWKKDTFWGNPFTDEHVIDDLKELLPIVNTFQKA, from the coding sequence ATGGTGAAAGCAGTTATTTTCGATTTAGATGGAACTTTGTTGGATAGAGATAGTTCTCTTAAACTTTTTATTAAAGATCAATACACGAGGTATATTAATGAACTAAAACATGTACCTGAAGAACAATATGTGAACCGATTTATTGAGTTAGATAATAAGGGATATGTTTGGAAAGACAAAGTATATGAACAGTTACTTCAAGAACATTCTATTACTAGTTTAACTTGGGAGCAATTATTAGAGGATTACATAAATAACTTTCAACATAACTGTATTCCTTTTTCTAACATGGAGTATGTATTACAAGAGCTTAAAAGTAGAGGGATTTTATTAGGCATGATTACAAATGGATTTACTGAATTCCAACTACTGAATATCCGCGCTCTAGGAATTGATAAGTACATGGATATCATTTTAGTGTCAGAACAAGAAGGGATAAAAAAACCTCAAGCTGAAATTTTTCTGAGAGCTTTAGCAAGACTAGGTGTTAGTCCGGAAGAAAGTGTGTACGTAGGAGATCATCCAAATAATGATGTAATAGGAGCTCGGGATGTGGGAATGAATGCAATATGGAAGAAAGATACGTTTTGGGGGAATCCGTTTACAGATGAGCATGTAATTGATGATTTAAAAGAGTTGCTGCCTATAGTTAATACATTCCAAAAGGCGTAA
- a CDS encoding SAM-dependent methyltransferase, whose amino-acid sequence MSIIEKNLKLDINRIVFIGRTFEEYIKMFDLSPENLENMKVLDCAGGACSFTAHANKLGIDSTSCDIAYYHEVVDLEQKGLEDIEHTIEHMEKASGNYVWEYFLSIDALKEERSRALKDCVQDMRENPQHYQAVTLPVLPFENKQFDMTVCAHLLFMYSDRLDYQFHLNSLKELIRVTKGEIRIFPLTDLYGKKYDQLSQLMNDLKEHVRSIEEVKVSYEFQRNANHMLVIKLK is encoded by the coding sequence GTGAGTATAATTGAAAAAAATTTAAAGTTAGATATTAATCGTATTGTATTTATTGGAAGAACATTTGAGGAATACATTAAAATGTTTGATTTATCTCCTGAAAATTTAGAGAATATGAAAGTTTTAGATTGTGCAGGCGGAGCATGTTCTTTTACTGCACATGCCAATAAATTAGGTATTGATTCTACGTCTTGTGATATTGCTTACTATCATGAGGTAGTTGACTTGGAACAAAAAGGATTAGAAGACATCGAACATACTATAGAGCATATGGAAAAAGCATCAGGAAACTATGTATGGGAGTATTTTTTGTCTATTGATGCATTAAAAGAAGAAAGAAGCCGTGCTTTAAAAGATTGTGTTCAGGATATGAGAGAAAATCCGCAACATTATCAGGCTGTTACTTTGCCTGTTTTACCATTTGAAAATAAACAATTTGATATGACAGTTTGTGCACATTTGCTGTTCATGTATTCTGATCGTTTAGATTATCAATTCCACTTAAATAGTTTAAAAGAGTTGATACGTGTAACAAAAGGTGAAATTCGTATTTTTCCTTTAACAGATTTATATGGAAAGAAATATGATCAATTATCTCAATTGATGAATGACTTAAAAGAACATGTTCGTTCGATTGAAGAAGTAAAAGTATCTTATGAATTTCAGAGGAATGCTAATCACATGTTAGTAATTAAGCTGAAGTAA
- a CDS encoding phage minor head protein codes for MFVDEVTDTLQDDVTEFVQSTIASNGLTWMVLDPIGDVAAKWVAAYAFELAKGIHETTKDRLRETMLKNLSEGMGVDALSVSIADVMSEASNYRAMMIARTETTYAMNYGNLIAYKGANRNKKTWLTGNDERVCKECGGLHGETVDIDDVFSNGKMCPPAHPHCRCTMISEE; via the coding sequence ATGTTTGTCGATGAAGTCACAGACACGCTGCAGGATGATGTAACAGAATTTGTACAAAGTACCATTGCATCAAACGGTTTAACCTGGATGGTATTAGATCCAATTGGTGATGTTGCTGCAAAATGGGTTGCTGCTTACGCTTTTGAATTAGCAAAGGGAATCCATGAAACTACTAAAGATAGATTAAGAGAAACAATGTTAAAGAATCTTAGTGAGGGAATGGGTGTCGATGCATTAAGTGTTTCTATTGCAGATGTAATGTCAGAAGCAAGCAACTACAGAGCAATGATGATTGCACGTACAGAAACAACATATGCAATGAATTACGGAAATTTAATTGCTTATAAGGGCGCAAATAGAAACAAGAAAACATGGCTTACAGGAAACGATGAACGTGTTTGTAAAGAGTGTGGTGGTTTACATGGGGAAACGGTAGATATTGATGATGTATTTAGTAATGGAAAGATGTGTCCGCCAGCTCATCCTCATTGTCGCTGCACTATGATTTCAGAAGAGTAA
- a CDS encoding IS4 family transposase produces MSVSVSDELQLFAQEIQSALSPNALRDLARDAGFVQRASKYQAKDLVALCVWVNQNVAMTSLNQLSSCLEASTAVLISPEGLNQRFNKAAVQFLQHLLAELINQKLTLSMPISSPYSSIFKRIRILDSTAFQLPDIFASIYPGAGGCSHKAGVKIQLEYDLLSGQFLHIHTGPGKQHDRTYGSLCVPTVTANDLCIRDLGYFHLKDLQHIQDKKAYYISRIKSNTRVYQKNPNPDYFQDGRIKKGTEYIQIDMETLMNSLQPGQTCEISNAYVGMTDKVSTRVIVHRLTKEQQQKRLQDQTVREKKKGMKYSARSKRLSGINVYMTNTPIDIVPMGQVHDWYSLRWQIEILFKTWKSFFHIHHCKKIKRERLECHLYGQLIAILLCSSTMFQMRQLLLMKKKRELSEYKALYMIKDYFFLLFQSIQKDTQELSKVLLRLFNLLQQNGRKSHRYEKKTVFDILGVVYNCTMSDNQAA; encoded by the coding sequence ATGTCTGTTTCTGTTTCTGACGAATTACAATTATTTGCTCAAGAAATTCAAAGTGCCCTATCTCCAAATGCCTTACGGGATCTTGCTAGGGATGCTGGTTTTGTACAACGAGCCAGTAAGTACCAAGCAAAAGATTTAGTCGCTTTATGTGTATGGGTGAACCAAAATGTAGCTATGACTTCTTTAAATCAGTTATCTAGCTGTTTAGAAGCATCAACAGCAGTACTCATCAGCCCTGAGGGCTTGAATCAACGATTTAATAAAGCGGCTGTACAATTTTTACAACATCTATTAGCTGAATTAATAAACCAAAAACTGACCTTATCTATGCCGATTTCTTCTCCATATTCTTCTATTTTCAAGCGTATTCGTATTTTAGATTCAACTGCATTTCAACTTCCAGATATATTTGCATCAATTTATCCTGGTGCGGGAGGATGCAGCCATAAAGCGGGAGTAAAGATACAACTTGAGTATGATTTATTAAGTGGACAATTCCTTCATATTCATACAGGTCCAGGTAAACAACATGATCGAACCTACGGTTCCCTGTGTGTCCCAACTGTAACAGCGAATGATTTATGTATCCGAGATTTAGGTTACTTTCATTTGAAAGATCTTCAACATATACAAGATAAAAAGGCTTATTATATATCACGTATCAAGTCGAATACACGTGTTTATCAAAAAAATCCTAATCCTGATTATTTTCAAGATGGAAGAATTAAGAAAGGTACAGAGTATATACAAATAGATATGGAGACATTAATGAACTCCCTTCAACCAGGACAAACATGCGAAATATCCAACGCTTATGTAGGAATGACTGATAAAGTCTCTACTCGTGTGATTGTTCATCGACTAACAAAAGAACAACAACAAAAACGATTACAAGATCAAACTGTAAGAGAAAAAAAGAAAGGAATGAAGTATTCTGCTCGTAGTAAAAGGCTTAGTGGTATCAATGTATATATGACGAATACTCCTATAGATATTGTTCCTATGGGACAAGTACATGATTGGTATTCTTTACGTTGGCAAATCGAGATTTTATTTAAAACATGGAAATCATTCTTTCATATTCATCATTGTAAAAAGATAAAACGAGAACGATTGGAATGCCATTTGTATGGGCAACTGATTGCCATTTTACTTTGTTCTTCGACCATGTTTCAAATGCGGCAATTACTTCTTATGAAAAAGAAACGAGAACTGAGTGAATATAAGGCCCTATATATGATTAAAGATTACTTTTTTCTTCTTTTCCAATCGATACAAAAAGACACCCAAGAGCTATCAAAGGTGTTACTTCGCCTGTTCAATCTCCTACAACAAAATGGGCGAAAATCTCATCGATATGAGAAGAAAACAGTCTTTGATATATTAGGTGTCGTTTACAATTGTACTATGTCTGATAATCAAGCGGCTTAA
- a CDS encoding phage portal protein: MSDKKTIKNVKVFGINKAADDPKNKEDNSKQMAVDPFAQIYGDKGLVKPPYDMAVLLEIKESNPIHSACISAKVDDIAGVGFDFAPFEEVKEANQDQYKRLKEFMRNCNPEMTSSEILRAVWDDYETVGWGIIEAVRNNKGEPSELYHIPAQTVRAHKDKVRFAQIVNNKERWFKKFGYPDDYNLVDGRPLGEKDIAENGTEKAGEVIVIRKFGSRSSYYGIPNYVSSIGSIVGSQAVRDYNINFFTGKTIPDALLFLEGVDEIDEGTENELKAFFSAETKGEHHKLAVVPVPPGAKARLEKVSPDVKEGSFRLYKQDSAMEICVAHRVPPYRIGWAMTGSLGQTTAKEMNEMYKRSIIEPGQEILEHRLNNQLFRVFAEILGGLDWHFKLNEIDTDDREADMEYAADGYEKRILTRNESRKVVGYEPVAGGDTFFDGGSSVSTVEPIAKATDNEQDNLIAINTFREKHEEVEKVMQKKVADFFPSRENGS; encoded by the coding sequence ATGAGCGATAAGAAAACAATTAAGAATGTAAAAGTATTTGGTATTAATAAAGCTGCAGATGATCCAAAGAATAAGGAAGACAACAGCAAACAAATGGCGGTTGACCCATTTGCACAAATATATGGTGATAAGGGATTAGTTAAACCTCCTTATGATATGGCGGTATTACTGGAAATAAAGGAAAGTAATCCTATTCATTCTGCTTGTATTAGCGCAAAAGTTGATGATATTGCAGGTGTCGGTTTCGATTTTGCACCTTTTGAAGAAGTAAAAGAAGCAAACCAGGACCAATATAAAAGGTTAAAAGAATTCATGCGGAATTGCAACCCAGAAATGACAAGTTCTGAAATCCTAAGGGCTGTATGGGACGATTATGAAACAGTTGGCTGGGGCATTATTGAAGCTGTTCGTAATAACAAAGGTGAACCATCGGAACTATATCACATTCCAGCTCAAACGGTTCGTGCTCATAAAGATAAAGTACGCTTTGCACAAATTGTAAATAATAAAGAACGATGGTTTAAAAAGTTCGGTTATCCAGATGATTATAACCTTGTTGATGGTCGCCCTTTAGGTGAGAAGGATATTGCAGAAAACGGAACAGAAAAGGCCGGAGAAGTAATTGTTATTCGTAAATTCGGTTCTCGTTCTTCTTATTATGGAATACCTAATTACGTTAGTTCTATCGGTTCAATAGTAGGCTCTCAAGCAGTAAGGGATTACAACATTAACTTTTTTACAGGTAAGACAATTCCTGATGCTTTGCTATTTCTTGAGGGAGTCGATGAAATAGATGAAGGAACGGAAAATGAATTAAAAGCGTTCTTCTCTGCAGAAACAAAGGGGGAACATCATAAGTTAGCCGTTGTTCCTGTACCGCCAGGAGCAAAAGCGAGATTAGAAAAAGTTAGCCCAGATGTCAAAGAAGGTAGTTTTCGTTTATATAAGCAGGATAGTGCAATGGAAATATGTGTGGCCCATCGTGTACCGCCCTATCGTATTGGTTGGGCTATGACAGGTTCATTAGGACAAACAACTGCTAAAGAAATGAACGAGATGTACAAGCGTTCTATTATTGAACCTGGACAAGAAATCTTAGAACATCGATTAAATAATCAGTTATTCCGTGTATTTGCTGAAATACTTGGTGGATTAGATTGGCATTTTAAACTGAACGAAATTGATACAGATGACCGTGAAGCTGATATGGAATATGCAGCTGATGGTTATGAGAAACGTATATTAACACGGAATGAATCTCGTAAAGTAGTAGGCTATGAACCTGTAGCAGGTGGCGATACGTTTTTTGATGGTGGTTCATCCGTTTCTACTGTAGAACCAATTGCAAAAGCTACAGATAATGAGCAAGATAACTTAATTGCTATTAATACATTTAGGGAAAAGCATGAAGAAGTAGAGAAAGTTATGCAAAAGAAGGTAGCGGATTTTTTTCCGAGCAGGGAAAACGGCTCTTAA
- a CDS encoding PBSX family phage terminase large subunit translates to MSKKQIDEILPPAFHQVWLARKCESILKIVCKGGRGSGKSTDISICIVMDLIQFPITVLCIRKVKDTIRESCYEQIKEAIEILGVEHLFRFKESPMEIIYKPRGNKMIFRGADDPTKIKSIKIAKYPVAIAWFEELAEFKLEEDVSTIEKSILRKELPNGLRYKMYYSYNPPKRKQSWVNKKFETQFKPKNTFVHHSTYHDNPHISKQFVEEAEETKRLKPQQYEHEYEGKPTGSGVVPFSNLTFRRITDKEIKTFDNIRQGIDWGYGNDALSFGRMHYDKTRRKLYIFGEIHGVKISNRSLAEKIKQLGWDDVEIIADSSEPKSIDEMKNDHGIKRIKGAVKGPGSVEYGEKWLDDLEEIIIDPERCPKTAGEFENIDYEVDKDGNPKNRLQDKDNHSIDMTRYACEDDMSKRKVVMGGKVKRV, encoded by the coding sequence ATGTCTAAAAAGCAAATCGATGAAATACTTCCGCCAGCGTTTCATCAAGTTTGGTTAGCCCGTAAATGTGAATCTATATTAAAAATTGTTTGTAAGGGCGGTCGTGGTTCGGGTAAATCCACTGATATATCTATTTGTATTGTTATGGACCTTATTCAGTTTCCTATTACGGTTCTTTGTATAAGAAAAGTAAAAGATACAATAAGAGAGTCCTGCTATGAGCAAATAAAAGAAGCAATAGAAATCTTAGGTGTAGAGCATTTATTTCGTTTTAAAGAAAGTCCGATGGAAATCATTTATAAACCGCGTGGAAACAAAATGATATTCCGTGGTGCTGATGACCCTACAAAAATCAAATCTATTAAAATAGCGAAGTATCCAGTTGCTATTGCATGGTTTGAAGAATTGGCCGAATTTAAATTAGAAGAAGATGTTTCTACAATAGAGAAATCTATTTTGCGTAAAGAGTTACCGAATGGATTGCGGTATAAGATGTACTATTCATATAACCCGCCAAAGAGAAAACAGTCATGGGTTAACAAGAAGTTTGAAACGCAATTCAAACCGAAAAATACATTTGTACATCATAGTACATATCATGATAATCCTCATATTTCTAAACAGTTCGTGGAAGAAGCAGAAGAAACTAAAAGGCTTAAACCGCAGCAATATGAACATGAATATGAAGGGAAACCAACAGGCAGCGGTGTTGTTCCATTTAGTAATCTCACATTCAGACGTATTACAGATAAAGAAATTAAAACATTTGATAATATACGTCAAGGGATTGACTGGGGTTATGGGAATGATGCGCTGTCTTTTGGCCGTATGCATTATGATAAAACGCGCAGAAAGCTTTATATATTTGGCGAAATACATGGCGTTAAAATCAGTAACCGTTCCTTAGCTGAAAAGATTAAACAACTTGGTTGGGATGATGTCGAGATAATTGCGGATTCATCGGAACCAAAATCAATTGATGAAATGAAAAATGATCATGGTATTAAGAGAATCAAGGGAGCGGTTAAAGGCCCTGGCTCTGTTGAATACGGGGAAAAATGGTTAGACGATTTAGAAGAAATTATAATTGACCCCGAACGTTGTCCAAAAACTGCAGGTGAATTTGAAAATATTGATTATGAAGTTGATAAAGACGGTAATCCGAAAAATAGATTACAAGATAAAGATAATCATAGTATCGATATGACCCGTTACGCATGTGAGGACGATATGAGTAAACGTAAAGTAGTTATGGGTGGAAAGGTTAAAAGAGTGTAG
- a CDS encoding site-specific integrase, with amino-acid sequence MKFVQPIRDKKKLEEVKEVLRRQSYRDLFLFEMGINTGLRISDLLKLHVNDVKERTHIVIKEQKTGKEKRFIINTALREKINEYVNGMKETDCLFASKKTGKPITRIQAYRIMNAAAEKVGLDEIGTHTLRKTFGYHYYQKTKDVVMLQTIFNHSAPSITLRYIGIQQDEIDKSLEDFSL; translated from the coding sequence ATGAAGTTTGTGCAACCAATTCGAGATAAGAAAAAATTAGAAGAAGTGAAAGAGGTTTTACGTCGCCAATCTTATCGTGATTTGTTTTTATTTGAAATGGGAATCAATACAGGTCTAAGAATTAGTGACTTATTAAAGTTACATGTAAATGATGTGAAAGAAAGAACTCACATTGTAATTAAAGAGCAGAAGACCGGAAAAGAGAAACGTTTCATTATCAATACAGCGTTACGAGAAAAAATAAATGAGTATGTAAACGGAATGAAAGAAACAGATTGTTTATTTGCTTCTAAGAAGACGGGAAAACCTATCACAAGAATTCAAGCTTATCGAATAATGAACGCTGCTGCTGAAAAAGTAGGGCTTGATGAAATTGGAACGCATACTCTTAGAAAAACTTTTGGATACCATTATTACCAAAAGACAAAAGATGTAGTAATGCTACAAACAATCTTTAATCATTCTGCCCCATCAATCACATTGCGTTATATAGGAATCCAACAAGATGAGATTGATAAATCATTAGAAGATTTCAGTTTATAA
- the terS gene encoding phage terminase small subunit produces the protein MARQRSPDRNKAYEIFKEHNGNITNRKIAELLSTSERTVNEKTVGGWKTKDKWMQQLNGVLHKNERSTPKKDTEYSKKKPGAPKGNKNAVNNRGGAKKGNKNAAGNPGGSAPLRNGNAATHGLYRKYLPQELYALKAELEEAINNDPLSILWESIMLQHAQIIHAQRIMFVNNKEDMTKELRKKKLSESGFEEEWEIQFAWDKQASFLNAQSKALSTLSALIKDFDRLANIDDERRAKLEFIQVQIDKIKSTTNKDDNNIEPVVIVDNISGDLNV, from the coding sequence ATGGCCAGACAACGAAGTCCAGACCGTAACAAAGCGTATGAGATATTTAAAGAACATAATGGTAATATTACGAATCGTAAAATTGCTGAATTGTTGTCTACATCCGAACGAACTGTTAATGAAAAAACAGTAGGTGGATGGAAAACAAAAGATAAATGGATGCAGCAATTAAATGGAGTACTCCATAAAAATGAACGGAGTACTCCAAAGAAAGATACGGAGTACTCCAAAAAGAAACCAGGAGCACCCAAAGGTAATAAGAATGCTGTAAATAATCGTGGTGGAGCTAAAAAGGGTAATAAAAATGCTGCTGGTAATCCTGGGGGATCTGCTCCATTGCGTAATGGTAATGCTGCGACTCATGGTTTATATAGAAAGTATTTACCACAAGAATTATATGCTTTAAAAGCAGAGCTAGAGGAAGCCATTAACAATGATCCATTATCGATTTTATGGGAAAGTATAATGCTACAGCACGCTCAAATCATTCATGCTCAGCGTATTATGTTCGTTAATAATAAAGAAGACATGACAAAGGAGCTACGAAAGAAAAAGCTTAGTGAAAGCGGCTTTGAAGAAGAGTGGGAAATTCAATTTGCTTGGGATAAACAAGCAAGTTTCTTAAATGCTCAATCTAAGGCCCTTTCTACTTTGTCCGCTCTTATTAAAGATTTTGATAGGTTAGCTAATATAGATGATGAGCGACGCGCTAAACTTGAATTTATACAGGTTCAAATCGATAAGATTAAATCTACTACTAATAAGGATGATAATAATATTGAGCCAGTTGTCATTGTAGATAATATCAGTGGTGATTTAAATGTCTAA